Proteins co-encoded in one bacterium genomic window:
- a CDS encoding alpha/beta hydrolase — translation MEEAVPEQAAPLPRRLRRIAFLIMTTLITFLLLVVAGLLLFQHGMIYFPRPYERSYRMGFPPNMIELEFATTSGKQTAFYQPPKGDPSAPPQHLWIMIGGNASLALDWADLIVDVDDDETGFLLVDYPGYGISEGKASGKKMLEATEGAFDALASRLQMSPEQLGQDVSHVGHSMGCASVLQFAARHPARRIILISPFTSLADMARLTVGWPLCYTLLDRYDNRARLDELAERVDPPDVHIFHGTQDNIVPFRMGKELADRHPSMIKFHRVQGGDHNWVIEMSRKKILRLMSNE, via the coding sequence ATGGAAGAAGCAGTCCCCGAGCAAGCCGCTCCGTTGCCGCGACGACTTCGCCGGATTGCGTTCCTCATCATGACGACACTCATCACCTTTCTTCTGCTGGTCGTTGCCGGACTGTTGCTCTTCCAACACGGGATGATCTACTTTCCGCGGCCGTACGAACGTTCCTACCGCATGGGCTTCCCGCCCAACATGATCGAGCTGGAGTTTGCGACCACTTCCGGGAAGCAGACAGCATTCTACCAACCGCCCAAAGGCGATCCGAGCGCTCCCCCGCAACACCTCTGGATCATGATCGGCGGCAATGCCTCGCTTGCCTTGGACTGGGCGGATCTCATCGTCGATGTGGATGACGACGAAACGGGCTTCCTCCTCGTCGATTATCCAGGGTATGGGATTTCGGAAGGCAAAGCCTCTGGCAAGAAGATGCTCGAGGCGACAGAAGGGGCGTTCGATGCACTGGCAAGCCGCCTGCAGATGTCCCCGGAGCAATTGGGGCAGGATGTGAGCCACGTGGGGCATTCGATGGGCTGCGCGTCCGTCCTGCAATTCGCGGCGCGCCATCCGGCTCGTCGGATCATCCTGATCTCGCCCTTCACGAGCCTTGCCGACATGGCCCGACTCACAGTGGGTTGGCCGCTTTGCTACACGCTGCTTGATCGCTACGATAATCGCGCTCGTCTGGATGAACTGGCTGAACGAGTCGACCCGCCGGACGTCCACATCTTCCACGGTACGCAAGACAACATCGTGCCGTTCCGCATGGGAAAGGAACTCGCCGATCGCCACCCCAGCATGATCAAATTCCATCGCGTTCAAGGTGGGGATCACAATTGGGTGATTGAGATGTCACGGAAGAAGATTCTGAGGTTGATGAGCAACGAATAG
- a CDS encoding KamA family radical SAM protein: MPDIPDDAREALEKVSKKYIFRANDYYLSLIDWHDPEDPIRQLIIPREEELEDWGQLDASNEKAVTVARGVQHKYHDTVLMLCNDVCGAYCRYCFRKRLFMDDNEETTRDVGPGIEYIREHTEVTDVLLTGGDPLLMSTGKLQRILDQLNEIDHVRVVRIGTKMPAFNPWRVLDDQNLQALIRDNSTYKRPIYIMAHFDHPNELTDPAKQGIETLQHCNARVVNQCPLIKGVNDDVETLRDLFTTMTYLGAPQYYVFQGRPTAGNAPYELPLVRSFRLFDAARQGLSGLSRRVRFCMSHATGKIEMIGLDDERIYMRYHRALDPQNESRVIILKRDDEAFWLDQLEPASIG, from the coding sequence ATCCCGGACATCCCCGACGACGCCCGGGAAGCCCTGGAAAAGGTCTCAAAGAAATACATCTTTCGAGCAAACGACTACTATCTCAGCCTGATTGACTGGCACGATCCGGAAGATCCAATCCGTCAGCTCATCATTCCCCGCGAGGAGGAACTCGAGGACTGGGGGCAGTTGGATGCCAGCAACGAGAAGGCCGTCACGGTCGCTCGCGGAGTTCAGCACAAATACCACGACACGGTTCTGATGCTCTGCAACGATGTGTGTGGCGCTTACTGTCGCTACTGTTTCCGCAAAAGGCTCTTCATGGATGATAATGAAGAGACGACCCGAGATGTCGGACCCGGTATCGAGTACATCCGCGAGCATACAGAGGTCACGGATGTGCTTCTGACCGGCGGCGATCCGCTGCTGATGAGCACCGGGAAGCTCCAGAGAATCCTGGACCAACTGAATGAAATCGATCATGTTCGGGTTGTGAGAATCGGCACAAAGATGCCCGCATTCAATCCGTGGCGAGTTCTCGACGACCAGAATCTTCAGGCTCTGATCCGCGACAACTCGACGTACAAGCGCCCCATCTACATCATGGCCCACTTCGATCACCCGAACGAGTTGACGGATCCCGCCAAGCAGGGCATCGAGACGCTGCAGCATTGCAATGCTCGCGTCGTCAATCAGTGCCCGCTCATCAAGGGCGTGAATGACGACGTCGAGACTCTCCGGGATTTATTCACGACGATGACTTATCTCGGTGCCCCCCAGTATTACGTGTTCCAGGGGCGTCCGACGGCCGGTAATGCACCCTACGAACTCCCCCTGGTGCGGAGTTTCCGGCTGTTCGACGCAGCCCGCCAGGGTTTATCGGGCCTGTCCCGGCGCGTTCGGTTCTGCATGAGTCACGCGACCGGCAAGATCGAGATGATCGGGCTGGATGACGAACGTATCTACATGCGCTACCACCGTGCCCTTGACCCTCAGAACGAGAGTCGGGTGATAATCCTGAAGCGCGACGACGAAGCGTTCTGGTTGGATCAATTGGAGCCGGCGAGTATCGGGTGA